The following proteins come from a genomic window of Larimichthys crocea isolate SSNF chromosome XV, L_crocea_2.0, whole genome shotgun sequence:
- the si:dkey-93l1.9 gene encoding ninjurin-1 isoform X1, which yields MDRDRRLHTGEDIALNKAGTDIEALTPSGKVHRPININHYATKKSAAQSMLDVALLMANSSQLKTVLFVGPHYRFYIPLIVLLSVSIALQVIVGLLLVFIAVKYDLNDVRKHRKLNTMNNVATVFVFFTVLVNIFITALGFEGHIRTVQSPVIAIPEPKLSPLPLDLNITGGI from the exons ATGGACAGAGATCGCAGACTGCACACAGGAGAGGACATAGCTCTAAATAAAGCCGGCACAGACATAGAG GCACTGACCCCCTCTGGAAAAGTGCATCGCCCCATCAACATAAATCACTATGCCACCAAGAAAAGTGCAGCTCAGAGTATGCTGGACGTCGCCTTGCTGATGGCCAACTCGTCGCAGCTGAAGACCGTTCTCTTCGTGGGGCCTCATTATCGTTTCTACATCCCCCTCATtgtcctgctgtctgtgtccatcGCGTTACAGGTCATAGTGGGACTGCTGCTCGTCTTTATTG CAGTGAAGTATGATCTGAACGATGTGAGGAAACATCGCAAGTTGAACACAATGAACAATGTAGCGACAGTCTTCGTCTTCTTCACCGTGCTCGTCAACATCTTCATCACAGCGCTTGGATTTGAGGGACATATCAG GACGGTACAGTCACCTGTGATAGCAATACCAGAGCCTAAGCTTTCCCCTCTACCCCTCGACCTCAACATAACTGGAGGCATTTAG
- the mrpl49 gene encoding large ribosomal subunit protein mL49 — translation MAASFTLRGALLGVSRLRCRTPGPPAGAAGLRFVCNAGPEERRAGIIESTEEYKFVERLIPPSRVPAPPRHAGVTPSGWSPPADSPPPLPYVIRRSRMHNIPVYTDLTNGSRKMTLIRKVEGDIWALEKDVKEFLKEVTGKELPTQVNEVTMTLKVKGHFDGELKQWLTSKGF, via the coding sequence ATGGCGGCCTCCTTCACCCTCCGCGGGGCTCTGCTCGGAGTTTCCCGCCTGCGCTGCCGGACACCGGGACCTCCTGCCGGCGCTGCCGGGCTCAGGTTCGTTTGCAACGCCGGTCCAGAGGAAAGGAGGGCGGGGATAATCGAGTCCACAGAGGAGTATAAGTTCGTGGAGCGGCTCATCCCGCCGTCACGGGTGCCCGCTCCGCCTCGACACGCCGGTGTCACCCCGTCCGGCTGGAGCCCTCCGGCGGACTCACCTCCGCCTCTGCCGTACGTTATCCGACGCTCCCGCATGCACAACATCCCGGTGTACACCGACCTGACCAACGGCAGCCGGAAGATGACCCTGATACGGAAAGTGGAGGGAGACATCTGGGCTCTGGAGAAGGACGTGAAGGAGTTTCTGAAGGAGGTGACGGGCAAAGAGCTGCCCACGCAGGTCAACGAGGTCACCATGACcctgaaggtcaaaggtcacttcGATGGGGAGCTGAAGCAGTGGTTGACCAGCAAAGGTTTCTGA
- the las1l gene encoding ribosomal biogenesis protein LAS1L codes for MKKKSSEKKRHVVAWVNKAEWDQVLEYLYSKDSALQRFALQRISAWKGRYANSTPVAVECTADLVRCQVLDRSSQLDGDDLILLYGAALVRFVNLITERQQGRTARPLRRLAGNLNIPEWVVDLRHDFTHRKLPTLKWCRKGCKVVLEWLQQEFWSRQLGGGPNADWELQSDGEEEETDLKQQEDELIARQKEMEAYKKARELLISFEKEQYQAVGDREKSSWPGPFADMSWLLGEIKQFALESSDLLVDVLLEDGFLVPTVEQLETLGCDTCDTSSPIQPRVPQNFLRFWLPLLKMLNSPSFIHLLLEKLFVELKLLTKEQNNHRTFYLSAWISEVICCNSNKFEYHFETKAQRKNRMKDRIFVNRIQLRWQQLLSACLDAPCISTPHLLQLILDDMEHPLPLETRQRLLQLCSIYTQTAHSEYDPSHEQKQQPIYTLESLQEKLQHSWRHGKPWRSTANSERSESSQEYKWADVQAEKAKVLRGSPWQVCVDKVQWKNYPLGKVPGQSDDPSCLMVENYSTMTVFDQPVEMESSTARSIPGGSAAVRSADGLWNHSDVNKLKSGLQLF; via the coding sequence atgaagaaaaagagcTCCGAGAAAAAACGCCATGTGGTGGCGTGGGTCAACAAAGCTGAGTGGGATCAGGTTCTGGAGTACCTGTACTCCAAGGATTCCGCCTTACAGAGGTTTGCCCTGCAGAGGATCTCAGCCTGGAAGGGCAGGTACGCCAACAGCACACCTGTGGCAGTGGAGTGCACCGCAGACCTGGTGCGGTGCCAGGTGCTGGACAGGTCCAGTCAACTGGACGGAGACGATCTGATCCTGCTGTATGGAGCCGCCCTGGTGAGGTTTGTCAATCTGATCACTGAGCGACAGCAGGGGAGAACAGCCCGTCCACTCCGAAGGCTGGCCGGGAACCTAAACATCCCAGAGTGGGTGGTGGATCTGAGGCATGACTTCACACACCGGAAGCTGCCTACCTTGAAATGGTGTCGAAAGGGCTGTAAGGTGGTTCTGGAGTGGCTCCAGCAGGAGTTCTGGTCCAGGCAGTTGGGAGGAGGGCCCAATGCGGACTGGGAGTTGCAGTcggatggagaggaagaggagacggACCTAAAGCAACAAGAGGACGAGCTGATTGCGAGGCAGAAGGAAATGGAAGCCTACAAGAAGGCGCGGGAGCTCCTGATATCGTTTGAGAAGGAGCAGTACCAGGCTGttggagacagagaaaagagctCGTGGCCCGGCCCCTTTGCAGACATGAGCTGGTTACTAGGTGAGATCAAGCAGTTTGCTTTGGAGTCGAGTGACTTGCTGGTAGACGTGTTGCTGGAAGACGGATTTCTAGTTCCTACTGTTGAACAACTGGAAACATTAGGCTGCGACACGTGCGACACTTCCAGTCCCATTCAACCCAGAGTCCCACAGAACTTCCTGCGTTTTTGGCTGCCCCTTCTGAAGATGCTCAACTCGCCGTCCTTCATTCACCTCCTCCTGGAGAAGCTCTTTGTTGAACTGAAGCTGCTCACCAAAGAGCAGAACAATCACAGGACTTTCTACCTCTCGGCTTGGATTTCAGAGGTCATCTGCTGTAACAGCAACAAGTTTGAGTACCATTTTGAAACcaaggcacagaggaagaacaggATGAAGGACAGGATTTTTGTCAACCGCATCCAGCTGAGGTGGCAGCAGCTGCTATCGGCATGCCTGGACGCTCCATGTATCAGCACGCCTCACTTGCTCCAGTTAATCCTGGATGACATGGAGCATCCTCTTCCCCTGGAGACTCGACAGAGGCTGCTCCAGCTCTGCTCCATCTACACACAGACTGCACACTCTGAATATGATCCTTCTCATGAGCAGAAACAGCAGCCAATATACACGCTAGAGAGCTTGCAGGAAAAGTTGCAGCACTCATGGCGCCACGGCAAACCATGGCGTTCCACGGCCAACTCTGAGAGGAGCGAGTCCTCCCAGGAGTACAAATGGGCCGACGTTCAGGCTGAAAAAGCCAAAGTGCTCAGAGGTTCTCCATGGCAGGTGTGTGTTGATAAAGTCCAGTGGAAGAACTATCCTCTCGGTAAAGTCCCCGGACAGTCAGATGACCCTTCATGCCTCATGGTTGAAAATTACTCAACAATGACTGTATTTGACCAGCCGGTGGAGATGGAGAGCAGCACAGCACGCAGCATCCCGGGAGGCTCTGCGGCAGTGAGATCAGCCGACGGCCTGTGGAACCACAGCGACGTGAACAAGCTGAAATCTGGACTGCAGCTTTTCTGA
- the haus7 gene encoding HAUS augmin-like complex subunit 7, with protein sequence MAGALKEEQLVRHVYATLQAVSCPLVEGLDLQEADSMLELLCVPSQHRTNILAWICSSINPNFGTSKRSNDPDVLPKEIAVLGQELMLCRADDLDLIIEGGASVHRQIQFLDQLLSLVPGCKKSAKPRMDAEALLNELYAAENLHQLTQMLKPTLDPWPAHIKALQKSTKSSSKPCREEAADVAALLQLTQSALDQLQSECEFLNNEAQSPGVFAPSSLRVAACDLQQLMATFSHVFETDLKAYCSRDPPSFSAETDIFQRVHQLLLAFITELEILKEVSEASVSINQDVNKLQTQPCYRSRGGKNSLQDQLEELTRRIRDLFSMLHP encoded by the exons ATGGCGGGTGCTTTAAAGGAAGAACAGCTGGTTCGACATGTTTATGCGACGTTACAg GCTGTGTCTTGTCCTTTGGTGGAAGGTCTGGACCTACAGGAAGCGGACAGCatgctggagctgctgtgtgttCCCTCTCAGCACCGCACCAACATACTAGCATGGATCTGCAGCAG CATCAACCCTAACTTTGGCACTTCCAAGAGATCCAATGACCCAGATGTCTTACCCAAAG AAATAGCTGTTCTTGGGCAGGAGCTGATGCTGTGCAGAGCTGATGACCTGGACCTGATCATAGAG GGCGGTGCAAGTGTTCACAGGCAAATTCAGTTCCTGGACCAGCTTTTAAGTCTGGTCCCTGGCTGCAAGAAGTCTGCTAAACCCAGAATGGATGCAGAGGCGCTTCTGAACGAGCTCTATGCTGCTGAGAATCTGCATCAACTTACACAAATGCTCAAACCCACGCTCGACCCGTGGCCTGCACACATCAA GGCTTTACAAAAGAGCACCAAGTCATCCTCTAAGCCATGTAGAGAAGAGGCTGCTGATGTTGCCGCTCTTCTTCAGCTCACTCAGTCGGCACTGGACCAGCTACAGTCAGAG TGTGAATTCCTGAACAACGAGGCACAGAGTCCAGGCGTCTTTGCTCCAAGCTCGTTGCGCGTGGCTGCGTGCGACCTCCAGCAGTTGATGGCCACTTTCAGCCACGTGTTTGAAACCGACCTGAAAGCTTACTGCAGCAGAGATCCACCCAGCTTCAGCGCAGAGACCGACATCTTCCAGAGAGTACACCAACTCCTGCTGGCCTTCATCACG GAGCTGGAAATTCTAAAAGAAGTCTCGGAAGCTTCTGTGTCTATAAACCAGGACGTAAACAAGCTACAAACACAGCCTTGCTACCGAAGCCGAGGGGGGAAGAACTCTTTAC agGACCAACTGGAGGAACTCACCAGGCGAATTAGAGACTTGTTCTCGATGCTCCATCCCTGA
- the emd gene encoding emerin (Emery-Dreifuss muscular dystrophy) gives MSLSDKSNEEISRLLAEYGIKHGPIVGSTRTLYEKKLEKAMEKAPVKASSDKTYYREEEEEITYITYQSPVRHEAYAQADMLKRRGKAEPDEDEDLDRDTEPPIRITKRTANHSAVRSKEPVRKSGGGVWRAIRLLLLLAVLAAVLYYAYCRVINNEESPFGVQ, from the exons ATGTCTCTGAGTGACAAAAGTAATGAGGAGATCAGCAGGTTGCTTGCTGAGTATGGCATCAAACATGGACCCATAGTTG GCTCTACTCGAACGCTGTATGAAAAGAAGCTGGAGAAGGCGATGGAGAAAGCTCCAGTGAAAGCCTCGTCTGATAAGACCTACTACAGAGAGGAAG AGGAGGAGATTACCTACATCACATACCAGAGTCCG GTTAGACATGAGGCTTACGCACAGGCGGACAT GCTAAAACGAAGAGGCAAAGCTGAGccagatgaagatgaggatttAGACCGAGACACAGA GCCCCCTATCCGGATCACTAAAagaacagccaatcacagcgcagTCCGATCAAAGGAGCCAGTGAGAAAGTCTGGAGGCGGCGTGTGGAGGGCGAttcgcctgctgctgctgttagctgtgttagcagCCGTCCTCTACTACGCCTACTGCCGCGTGATTAACAATGAAGAAAGTCCTTTTGGGGTTCAGTGA
- the si:dkey-93l1.9 gene encoding ninjurin-1 isoform X2 — protein MDRDRRLHTGEDIALNKAGTDIEALTPSGKVHRPININHYATKKSAAQSMLDVALLMANSSQLKTVLFVGPHYRFYIPLIVLLSVSIALQVIVGLLLVFIVKYDLNDVRKHRKLNTMNNVATVFVFFTVLVNIFITALGFEGHIRTVQSPVIAIPEPKLSPLPLDLNITGGI, from the exons ATGGACAGAGATCGCAGACTGCACACAGGAGAGGACATAGCTCTAAATAAAGCCGGCACAGACATAGAG GCACTGACCCCCTCTGGAAAAGTGCATCGCCCCATCAACATAAATCACTATGCCACCAAGAAAAGTGCAGCTCAGAGTATGCTGGACGTCGCCTTGCTGATGGCCAACTCGTCGCAGCTGAAGACCGTTCTCTTCGTGGGGCCTCATTATCGTTTCTACATCCCCCTCATtgtcctgctgtctgtgtccatcGCGTTACAGGTCATAGTGGGACTGCTGCTCGTCTTTATTG TGAAGTATGATCTGAACGATGTGAGGAAACATCGCAAGTTGAACACAATGAACAATGTAGCGACAGTCTTCGTCTTCTTCACCGTGCTCGTCAACATCTTCATCACAGCGCTTGGATTTGAGGGACATATCAG GACGGTACAGTCACCTGTGATAGCAATACCAGAGCCTAAGCTTTCCCCTCTACCCCTCGACCTCAACATAACTGGAGGCATTTAG